The Streptomyces rubrogriseus genomic sequence TTGCGGGCGAACTCGCGGGCGATGCGGGCCGCCTGCGCGGCCGGCACCGAGGTGATCGTCTCCTGCCAGGCGGGCGTGTACGGCTGGTCGGCGTCGTCGTACGAGGCGGGCCAGCTGCCCGGCAGGCCGGGCCGGGACACCCCGTACTGGGCCAGCATCAGGTCGAAGACGGTGGTGACCCGCCGGCCGCCGATCCGCCGTACCGGGACCCCGCGCACCATGACCGAGCCGCCCTCGGTGGCGCCCTCGTCGAACCGGGGCAGCGCCACCTCCGCCATCTCCTCGGCCGTCTCCAGCAGGCTCAGCTCGGGCTCGACGCCTTCGAGGTCGAGGTTCCAGCGGCCCCGCCCGGCCTCCCCCCACCGGAAGCCGAGCGAGCCGCCGGGGACCACCGTCTCTCCGGTGGCCCCGTCCAGGAGCACCGTCTTGAACCGCGCGTGCTCCTCCTCGCCGCCGAGGTCGGCCGCGGTGAGGAAGCCGTCCGGGACCAGCCCGTGACCGCTCTCGCGCAGGGTCACCAGGAACGGTGCGTCGGTGTAGGTGCTCAGGTAGTCCCAGAAGTACGGCACCTCGCGGTCGACGAGGAACTCCCGCAGGATCACGTGCCCCATGGCCATCGCCAGCGCCCCGTCCGTGCCCGGGTGCGGGGCCAGCCACTCGTCGGCGAACTTCACGTTGTCCGCGTAGTCGGGCGAGACCGCGACGACCTTCGTGCCGTTGTAGCGGGTCTCGGTGAGGAAGTGCGCGTCCGGGGTGCGGGTCACCGGGATGTTGGAGCCCCACATCACCAGATAGCCCGCGTTCCACCAGTCCGCCGCCTCCGGTACGTCCGTCTGGTCGCCGAAGACCTGCGGGGAGGCGGGCGGCAGGTCGGCGTACCAGTCGTAGAACGACAGCAGCGTGCCGCCGATCAGGGACATGAAGCGCGAACCGGCCGCGTACGACGCCATCGACATCGCCGGGATGGGGGAGAAGCCCGCCACCCGGTCCGGGCCGTACGCCTTGACGGTGTGCACGTGCGCGGCGGCGACCATCTCGTTGACCTCGTCCCAGTCCGCGCGCACCAGACCGCCCTTGCCGCGGGCCCGCTTGTACGCCCGGGCCTTCGCCGGGTCACCGGTGATCTCCGCCCAGGCCGCCACCGGATCGCCCAGCCGGCGCCGGGCCTCGCGCCACAACTTCAGCAGTACGCCCCGGACATACGGGTAGCGGACCCGGCTGGGGGAGTAGGTGTACCAGGAGAACGACGCCCCGCGCGGGCAGCCGCGCGGCTCGTACTCGGGGCAGTCGGCGCCGATGGAGGGGTAGTCCGTGGCCTGGTGCTCCCAGGTGATGAGGCCGTCCTTGACGTACACCATCCACGAGCAGGACCCGGTGCAGTTCACACCGTGCGTGGAGCGCACCACTCTGTCGTGCGACCAGCGGTCGCGGTAGAAGCCCTCCCAGCGTTCGTCGCCCTCGCCGAACACGGCGCGTCCGTCGGCCGACACCTCCCGGCGGGACAGCAGCCTGCGGGCGGCCAGCGGCCAGTTCTCCGCGACGCCCGACTGCCGGCGCCGCCCCTCGCGATCGTTCTCCATGGTCCGGAACGCTAGGCCGCGCCCGCCGGGCACACCCGGGGTCGCGCGGCCCCCGCCCGCCGGGCGACCGGCCCCCTTCCCAAGCCCCGTCCAGGGACCAACGGCCCCGCAAACAGGGCCGGTCGGCGCACGGCCCGGCCCGCCCCCCGGGTGCATGCTGGCGGTGATCGATCGGGCGCCGCCCATCGGACCGACGCACCCGCAGGCCGCCGGCCGCTGAAATCCCCCGTCCCCGGCCGGGGCACCCGGGTGCGTCGGGGCGCCCGCCCGGACGGTCACGCGTCCGGCCGTCCACCACGGCCGGACGCGATCAACACGGCGGGGGCTCGCCACCAGGACGGGCGCGCGATGAGCCCCCAACGCGTGGCACGGCCGGCGGGGCCACCCGGCCCGCCGCCGGGGGCCGTTCAACCCTCCCCCCGGGCACGGCGGCGACGCAGGGTGAACGGGAAACGGGCAGAGCTTTCGCCAAGGAGCCGCCATGCAGACCCGGGAAGTCGACGCCACCGCAGTCCAGACCCTGCTCGCCGCGGCCGTGGCGGCACCGTCCGTGCACAACACGCAGCCCTGGCGGTTCGGCCTGGACGTGGACAGCCGGACCATCGAGGTACACGCCGACCACGCACGGTGGCTCCCGGCCGCCGACCCCGGGCGGCGCGCCCAGCACCTGTCCGTGGGCGCCGCCGTCCTCAACCTCCGCCTGGCCGCCGACCACCTGGGCTGGGACCCGGTCGTCGAACTGCTGCCCCCGGTCGGCGCCCCGAGCCTGCTGGCGACCGTACGACTGGCCGAACGCCCGCCGAACGGTGCGCGGCGGTGGCCGGGCGAGCCGCCGCGGCCGGGCGCGCTGTACGAAGCCGTGGAGCGCCGGCACACCAGCCGGATGCCCTTCACCGGACGTCCGGTGCCCGACCCCGTCGTCACGGAGATGATCGCCGCCGCCCGCGCCGAGGGAGCGTACCTGGACGTTCCCGACATCGTCGCGACCCGCCGCCTGCTGCGGCTGACCGCTGCCGCCGAGGCCCGCAACGCCGCCGACGCCGAGCGCGTCGCCGAGACCCGCGCCTGGCTCACCGCGCCGGGTTCGGCCACCCCGTACGGCATCCCCGCGACCGCCCTGGGACCCCGCGACGGCTCGGGGCGCGTGCCGATGCGGGACTTCGCCGCCCCGCTGCCCGCGCTCGGCCGTCCGGCCCCGCGCTTCGAACGCCACGTCCAGGTGGCCCTGTTGTGGACCCCGCACGACCGGCGCCAGGACTGGCTGCGCGCCGGGCAGGCCCTGCAACGCGTGCTGCTCACCGCCACCGCGCACGGGGTGCGCACCTCGATGCTCCACCAGGCGATGGAATGGCCCGACCTGAGGGCGGCGATGAGCGGCACCCGGCAGCGCCACCACCCGCACCTGCTGATCCGCTTCGGCTACGGACCGGAGGGCGGCCGCACCCCGCGCGCCGCCGGGACCCCCGGCCCTCCCGCCGGGGGTCCTCCGACCGCCGGCCGGGACCCCCGGCCCATGCCGCCGCACCGCCGTACGCCGCGAGAGTGATCAAGGACGAACTCCGCGACGGATGACGGAAACGAGGACGGACGGCATGGTCCAGCAGGTGAGCGAAGAGCGGGACACGGCACCACCGGAACGCACGGACGGGCCCCGGCCCGCTCCCCGACGGGCCTGGCCGATGCTGGGCCTGGCCACGGCCGGGTTCGCGGTCAACTTCTGGGCCTGGGCGCTGCTCAGCCCGCTCGGCCCCCGCTTCAAGGAGAGCCTCGGGCTGACCTCGTTCGAGCAGTCGCTGCTGGTGGCGGTGCCCGTCGTGGTCGGCTCCCTCGGCCGGATCCCGGTCGGCGCCCTCACGGACCGGTACGGCGGGCGCGTCATGTTCCCGCTCGTGTCGGCGGCCACCATCGTGCCGGTGCTCTACGTGGGTCTGGCCGGGCACTCGTCCTTGGCCGCACTGCTGGCCGGCGGCTTCCTCCTCGGGATCGGCGGCACCTCCTTCGCCGTCGGCGTGCCCTTCGTCAACGCATGGTTCCCGCCCGAGCGGCGCGGCCTCGCCATCGGCGTCTTCGGCATGGGCATGGGCGGCACCGCGATCAGCGCCCTGTCGACGGTGCGGCTCGTGGACGCCTACGGCACGGCCGCCCCGTTCCTGATCACCGCGGCGGTGCTGGCGGTGTACGCGGTGGCGGCGGCGCTGCTGCTGAGGGACGCCCCCGGACGCGCCGTCCCCACCGAGCCGCTCGCCCGGCGGCTGGCCTCGACCCTGCGCCTGGGCACCACGTGGCAGGCGTCCGCGCTGTACGCGGTGGCCTTCGGCGGCTACGTCGCCTTCTCGGTCTACCTCCCCACCTACCTGAAGACCGGTTACGGGCTCACCCAGGCCGACGCGGCGAACCGCATGGCCGGGTTCGTGCTGCTCGCCGTGGCGATGCGCCCGGTCGGCGGCTGGCTCTCCGACCGGATCGGACCGGTACGGGTGGTGAGCGGCACGCTGGTGGTGGTGCTGGCCGCGTCGCTCGTCCAGTCCTCGGCGCCCGCGCTGACGCCGGTCGGCACCGCCGCCTTCCTGGCCCTGGCGGCCGCCCTCGGCGCGGGCAGCGGCGCGGTGTTCGCCCTGGTGGCCCTGCTGGCACCGGCGAACAGGCTCGGGTCGGTCACCGGAGTGGTGGGTGCCGCCGGCGGCCTCGGCGGCTTCGTGCCGCCCCTGGTGATGGGTTCCCTCTACGGCACCTACGGCTCGTACGCGCTCGGCCTGCTCCTCCTCGGGGCCGTCGCGGCCGCGGCACTGACCTACACCGCGACCCGGCTGCGCCGCACGGCTGTCGGTCGCTGACCCCGATCGCCGAACTCGCCCCCGAACACGACGTGGTGGTGTCCCCGATCAGCAGGGTGCGCACGGCCCGTGGCGCGGGCGGGCAGCGCCCTGCCCCCTCCGGCCGCGTGACCGGAGGGGGCAGGGCGCCGTCGTCAGACCCGCGGCTGCGCCGGGTCCGCGGCGTCCGCCAGCCACAGGTCGGGGCCGAACACCTCGTAGCGGATGCGGCGGGCCGGGACACCGGCGGCGAGCAGCCGGGTGCGCACCCCGCGCATGAACGGCAGCGAACCGCACATGAACACCGAAGCCCCGTCGGGCAGTTCGAGACCGGACAGGTCCATCAGGCCCTCGCGAGCCTCGGGCTCCTCCGGGCCGGGACGCTCGTACCAGAACACGGCACGGGCGTCCGGCAGCCGCTCGACCAGCTCCCGCGTCTCGGCGCGCAGGGCGTGCTCGGCGGGGGACCGGTCGGCGTGCAGGACCAGCACCCGGCGGGTGGACCCCAGTGCGGCGAGGTGCGACAGCATCCCGGTGAGGGGCGTGCAGCCGATGCCCGCCGAGACCAGCACGACGGGAGTCCGGTCATCGGCGTCGTCGAGGACGATGTCGCCGGACGGCGTCGACAGGGTCAGCTCGTCGCCGCGGCACACGTCGCCGAACAGCAGGTTGGAGACCTCGCCGTCCGGTGCCCCGTCCGTGCCGGCGACCCGTTTGACGGTGATCCGGCGCAGCTCGCCGCCGGGCTCCGCGGACAGGCTGTACTGGCGCAACTGCCGTACCCCGTCGGGCATCAGCACCCGCACACTGACGTACTGGCCCGCCCGGGCGCGCGGCGCGGGCCTGCCGTCGGACGGGCGGATCACGAAGGACACCACGTCCGCCGTCTCCGTGCGGCGCTCCACCACCGTCCACCGGCGCCAGACCTGACCGGGCCGCAGCCCCGCCGCGTGGTACAGACGCGCCTCCATGGCGATCAGCGCACCGGCCATCAGCCAGTACACCTCGTCCCAGGCCGCCGCCACCTCCGCGGTGACCGCGTCGCCCAGGACGTCGGCTATCGCCGCGAACAGGTACTTGTGCACGATCGTGTACTGGTCGTCGGTGATGCCGACGGAGACGTGCTTGTGCGCGATGCGCTCCAGCAGGGCGTCCGGACGGGTGTCCGGGTGGTCGAGCAGCGCGCCCGCGAACGCGGCGATCGAACCGGCCAGCGCCCTGCGCTGGGCGCCGCTGGCCTGGTTGCCCCGGTTGAACAGCCCGTCGAGCAGTTCCGGCCGGTCGTGGAACATCGTGGCGTAGAAGCGCGAGGCGATCTCGTCGAGCGCTCCGGTCACGGCGGGCAGCGTGGCCCGGACCACGGACGCGGACTCTGCGGACAGCATGGAACCTCCCGTAAGGGGATGGGGGAGTCGATGACCGCGGCACTGGATGCGGCGGCGACTTCCTGTGTACCAGCGGGCGGCCCGCCTTCTCGCCCCGTTGCGCCCCGGGCGGCGTACGCGGGACCAACGGACGCCGGAACAGGGCCGTTGGTCCCCATGGGGCCGCCTCGTGCCGGGGCTCAAGGTCCCTGGGACAGGCCTCCGTGCGGCCCTGCCTCCGCGCCGTCGGACGGTGTCACACCGTCGGCGAGGGCCGCGCCTCGATGAGCCGGACGCCGGTGATCAGGTCGGGGACGATCCGGATGGCGTAGTCCATCGACCGGTCGACCCAGGGGCGCAGCAGGGCCTGATAGCGGTTCAGTTCCCCGGGGTCGGTGACCGGTTGCGCGTAGCCGGTCACCACCACGCTCCAGCCCAGGTGCGTGTCCGGGTCGATGGAGTCGGCCTCGTAGGCGACCACGACCCCCTGATCACCGGCCTTGGGCGTGCGGGAGGTCAGGGCCGCCCCCTCGTGGGTGCGGATCACGATGTCGCCGTCGTCCAGGACGTGGTTGACCGGCCGGATCGTCGGCAGCGCCTGCCGCGTGAAGACGACCCGCCCCAGGGACACGCTGCCCAGCAGCGCGAGGGCCTCCTCGGGGCCCAGCTCGATGCTGCGCCGCGGCGCCACCGGGGCCGAGGGGACGTGCTCGCAGGTCATGGCATGCTTTCGGGTCGGTCAGAGGTACGGTCGCTTCATTGGAGCGCCGTCCGTGAGCCGTGCGCTAGGGCCGTTCGGCCCCCGGAACGGCTCCGCCCGGCCCGGCGCGACCCCGCGCGCGAGACGGGGCCGACCGGCCCTGGTCCTTCGGCCCCGGGCGCTGGAGGATCTCCGCAACAGGAGCCGCCGTCCCCACCAGGGAGCGGCTCGCCACGAGAACGCAGACGAGGAGCATGTCGATGGCGGACACCGAGCGGCCCGGCCCCGCGGACCCGGTCCGGGTCTTCCTGCTGGACGACCACGAGGTCGTGCGGCGCGGAGTGCGCGACCTGCTCGACGACGAGCCGGACATCAGCGTGGTGGGGGAGGCGGGCACCGTCGAGCAGGCCCTCGTCCGGGTCCCCGCGCTCCGCCCCCACGTGGCGGTGCTCGACGTGCGGCTGCCCGACGGCGACGGGGTGAGCGTGTGCCGGGAACTGCGCTCCCGCATGCCCGAGCTGGCCTGCCTGATGCTGACCTCCTTCGACGACGAGGAGGCCCTGCTGGACTCGATCATGGCGGGCGCGGCCGGGTACGTGCTCAAGCAGATCCAGGGCTCGGACCTCGTCACCGCCGTGCGCACCGTCGCCGCGGGCCAGTCCCTGCTCGACCCCAGCGCGGCGACCAGGCTGATGGCGCGGCTGCGCGGCGAACCGGCCAAGGAGGCGGAGCCGGACGCCCTGCCGGGCCTGACCGACCGCGAACGGGAGATCCTCGCCCTGATCGGCGAGGGCCTGACCAACCGCCAGATCGGACAGCGCCTGTACCTGGCCGAGAAGACGGTGAAGAACCACATCTCGCGGCTGCTGGCCAAGCTGGGCGTCGAGCGCCGCATCCAGGCCGCGGTGATCGCCACCCAGGCGCAGGACCGGC encodes the following:
- a CDS encoding Acg family FMN-binding oxidoreductase is translated as MQTREVDATAVQTLLAAAVAAPSVHNTQPWRFGLDVDSRTIEVHADHARWLPAADPGRRAQHLSVGAAVLNLRLAADHLGWDPVVELLPPVGAPSLLATVRLAERPPNGARRWPGEPPRPGALYEAVERRHTSRMPFTGRPVPDPVVTEMIAAARAEGAYLDVPDIVATRRLLRLTAAAEARNAADAERVAETRAWLTAPGSATPYGIPATALGPRDGSGRVPMRDFAAPLPALGRPAPRFERHVQVALLWTPHDRRQDWLRAGQALQRVLLTATAHGVRTSMLHQAMEWPDLRAAMSGTRQRHHPHLLIRFGYGPEGGRTPRAAGTPGPPAGGPPTAGRDPRPMPPHRRTPRE
- a CDS encoding MFS transporter: MLGLATAGFAVNFWAWALLSPLGPRFKESLGLTSFEQSLLVAVPVVVGSLGRIPVGALTDRYGGRVMFPLVSAATIVPVLYVGLAGHSSLAALLAGGFLLGIGGTSFAVGVPFVNAWFPPERRGLAIGVFGMGMGGTAISALSTVRLVDAYGTAAPFLITAAVLAVYAVAAALLLRDAPGRAVPTEPLARRLASTLRLGTTWQASALYAVAFGGYVAFSVYLPTYLKTGYGLTQADAANRMAGFVLLAVAMRPVGGWLSDRIGPVRVVSGTLVVVLAASLVQSSAPALTPVGTAAFLALAAALGAGSGAVFALVALLAPANRLGSVTGVVGAAGGLGGFVPPLVMGSLYGTYGSYALGLLLLGAVAAAALTYTATRLRRTAVGR
- a CDS encoding globin domain-containing protein, with protein sequence MLSAESASVVRATLPAVTGALDEIASRFYATMFHDRPELLDGLFNRGNQASGAQRRALAGSIAAFAGALLDHPDTRPDALLERIAHKHVSVGITDDQYTIVHKYLFAAIADVLGDAVTAEVAAAWDEVYWLMAGALIAMEARLYHAAGLRPGQVWRRWTVVERRTETADVVSFVIRPSDGRPAPRARAGQYVSVRVLMPDGVRQLRQYSLSAEPGGELRRITVKRVAGTDGAPDGEVSNLLFGDVCRGDELTLSTPSGDIVLDDADDRTPVVLVSAGIGCTPLTGMLSHLAALGSTRRVLVLHADRSPAEHALRAETRELVERLPDARAVFWYERPGPEEPEAREGLMDLSGLELPDGASVFMCGSLPFMRGVRTRLLAAGVPARRIRYEVFGPDLWLADAADPAQPRV
- a CDS encoding pyridoxamine 5'-phosphate oxidase family protein; this encodes MTCEHVPSAPVAPRRSIELGPEEALALLGSVSLGRVVFTRQALPTIRPVNHVLDDGDIVIRTHEGAALTSRTPKAGDQGVVVAYEADSIDPDTHLGWSVVVTGYAQPVTDPGELNRYQALLRPWVDRSMDYAIRIVPDLITGVRLIEARPSPTV
- a CDS encoding response regulator, yielding MADTERPGPADPVRVFLLDDHEVVRRGVRDLLDDEPDISVVGEAGTVEQALVRVPALRPHVAVLDVRLPDGDGVSVCRELRSRMPELACLMLTSFDDEEALLDSIMAGAAGYVLKQIQGSDLVTAVRTVAAGQSLLDPSAATRLMARLRGEPAKEAEPDALPGLTDREREILALIGEGLTNRQIGQRLYLAEKTVKNHISRLLAKLGVERRIQAAVIATQAQDRLRREGH